From a region of the Hemibagrus wyckioides isolate EC202008001 linkage group LG06, SWU_Hwy_1.0, whole genome shotgun sequence genome:
- the LOC131354660 gene encoding NACHT, LRR and PYD domains-containing protein 3-like isoform X3 encodes MEGETSDSSEPSHMSVKTDWSVAQPWNMKDKNSFTDLRPQEEKSKITSRYQQESMFKELEHKAFTLLKNELKNIQALLNSDHTSCSEREVDDDEDQSSAREGVQKILMHLLKKLNCSDLANTVQTRLDNRIHKKIKSKISEKCKIINEGISKPGSSALLNEIYTELYITEGWSEDINKEHEVRQIETVSRRPATHETPINCNDLFKDKSIRTVLTKGVAGIGKTVSVQKFILDWAEGKANQDITFMFPLPFRELNLMKEKKLSLMKLLHHFFPEIRNLELIDCDFYKVLFIFDGLDECRLPLNFQKNERLCDMTESASVDVLLTNLIKGNLLPSALLWITSRPGANQIPLECVDQVTEVRGFTDTQKKKYFRKRISDQSLANKIVEHVKSSRSLYIMCHIPVFCWISATVLERMFGEADSGEIPKTLTQMFTHFLIFQIKHKDLKYHQKCDPDMQQTRETILALGKLAFHQLEKGNLIFYEKDLRECGIDVREVSLYSGVCTQIFREEFGLHLGKVFSFVHLSVQEFLAALYVFITFILDNKIVIGEESTKIIYIFKKPNISDLLKCAVDKALQSENGHLDLFLRFLLGLSLESNQTLLQNLLPQTVRSSNNKKDTVNYIRRKIRENPSPEKFINLFHCLNEMNDNRLVKEIQNYLNRTNKSALSGTRLSPAQWSALVFVLLSSQEELKEFDLMKYHPSEECLLRLLPVVKTSVQAVMSMCNLTEESCTALSSVLSSKYTSLRELDLSMNNLQDSGVKLLSDGLKNPHCKLELLWLCKCNLTEESCAVLSSVLSSNSSSLKELNLSGNKLYDSGVKKLSKGLKDPNCKLEILWLRACELQEESCAALSTVLSLNSSSLRELYLRSNKLEDSGVKLLSLGLQNPHCTLEKLGLVGCSITDEGIVALVSALRSNASSQLKELDLYGNKPGNSGVTKLKDLLQDRNSKLETLDINT; translated from the exons ATGGAGGGTGAGACTTCTGACTCATCTGAACCCAGCCATATGTCTGTGAAGACTGACTGGTCAGTAGCTCAACCATGGAACATGAAAGATAAAAACAGTTTCACTGACCTGAG ACCTCAAGAGGAGAAATCAAAAATAACCAGCAGATATCAACAGGAATCTATGTTCAAG GAGTTGGAGCATAAAGCCTTCACTCTCCTGAAGAATGAACTGAAAAATATCCAGGCTCTGCTAAATTCAGATCACACATCCTGCTCTGAGAGGGAagtggatgatgatgaggatcaGAGCTCTGCCAGAGAGGGTGTACAGAAGATCCTAATGCAcctactgaagaagttaaacTGTTCAGATCTTGCCAACACAGTGCAGACCA GGCTGGACAATAGgattcataaaaaaattaaatccaaaATAAGTGAGAAATGTAAAATCATTAATGAAGGAATCTCAAAGCCTGGAAGCTCAGCACTTctgaatgagatctacacagagctctacatcacagagggtTGGAGTGAAGACATCAATAAAGAACATGAGGTAAGACagattgagacagtgtccaggaGACCAGCAACACATGAGACACCCATCAACTGTAATGACCTCTTTAAGGACAAGTCCATCAGAACTGTGCTGACTAAAGGAGTTGCTGGaattggaaaaacagtctctgtgcagaagttcattctggactggGCTGAAGGAAAAGCTAATCAGGACATCACCTTCATGTTTCCACTTCCCTTTAGAGAGCTAAATctgatgaaggagaaaaaactCAGTCTGATGAAACTTCTACATCACTTTTTCCCAGAAATTAGAAATCTAGAATTAATAGACTGTGACTTCTACAAAGTCCTGTTCATCTTTGATGGTCTGGATGAGTGTCGACTTCCTCTAAATTTCCAGAAgaatgagagattgtgtgataTGACAGAGTCAGCCTCAGTGGATGTTCTGCTGACGAACCTCATTAAGGGGAATCTGCtgccctctgctctcctctggaTAACATCTCGGCCAGGAGCCAATCAGATCCCTCTTGAGTGTGTAGACCAGGTAACAGAGGTACGAGGCTTTACTGATACTCAGAAAAAGAAGTACTTCAGGAAAAGGATCAGTGATCAGAGCCTGGCAAATAAAATTGTCGAACATGTTAAATCTTCaagaagcctctacatcatgtgccacatcccagtcttctgctggatctcagccactgttctagagagaatgttTGGTGAAGCAGATagtggagagatccccaagactctgactcaaatgtttACACATTTCCTGATCtttcagatcaaacacaaggaCCTAAAGTACCATCAGAAATGTGACCCTGATATGCAGCAGACCAGAGAGACTATCTTGGCGCTGGGAAAACTGGCTTTCCACCAGCTGGAGAAAGgaaacctgatcttctatgagaaagacctgagagagtgtggcattgatgtCAGAGAAGTGTCACTGTACTCAGGAGTGTGTAcccagatcttcagagaggagtttggTCTTCACTTGGGGAAAGTGTTCAGCTTTGTACATCTGAGTGTTCAAGAGTTTCTGGCTgctttatatgtatttattaccTTCATATTAGACAACAAAATTGTGATAGGGGAGGAAAGCACTAAGattatttatatctttaaaaaacCAAACATCTCTGACCTCCTGAAGTGTGCAGTGGACAAGGCCTTACAGAGTGAGAATGGACACTTGGACCTGTTCCTCCGCTTCcttctgggtctctcactggagtccaatcaGACTCTTTTACAAAACTTACTGCCACAGACAGTACGTAGTTCTAATAACAAAAAGGACACGGTCAACTATATCAGGAGGAAAATCAGAGAGAATCCATCTCCAGAGAAATTCATTAATCTTTTCCATTGTCTGAATGAAATGAACGATAATAGACTAGTGAAAGAAATTCAAAATTACCTGAACAGAACCAATAAAAGTGCTCTCAGTGGAACCAGACTCTCTCCTGCTCAGTGGtcagctctggtgtttgtatTACTGAGCTCGCAGGAGGAACTGAAGGAGTTTGACTTGATGAAATATCATCCATCAGAAGAATGTCTCCTGAGGTTGCTCCCAGTGGTTAAAACATCAGTTCAAGCTGT GATGAGTATGTGTAAcctgacagaggaaagctgtacagctctgtcctcagttctcagctcaaagTACaccagtctgagagaactggacctgagtatgaataacctgcaggattcaggagtgaagctgctctctgatggactgaagaatccacactgtaaactggaACTACTGTG GTTGTGTAAATGCAATCTCACAGAGGAAAGCTGTGCAGTgctgtcctcagttctcagttCTAACTCCTCCAGTCTAAAAGAATTGAACTTAAGTGGGAATAAACTGTATGATTCAGGAGTAAAGAAGCTCTCTAAGGGACTAAAGGATCCaaactgtaaactggagatacTCTG GTTGCGTGCATGTGAACTTCAAGAGGAAAGCTGTGCAGCTCTTTCCACAGTTCTCAGTTTGaactcctccagtctgagagaactATATCTGAGGAGCAATAAACTGGaagattcaggagtgaagctgctctctttGGGACTGCAGAATCCACACTGTACTCTGGAGAAACTGGG GTTGGTAGGGTGCAGTATCACAGATGAAGGAATTGTAGCTCTGgtttcagctctgagatcaaatgCCTCATCACAGCTGAAAGAGCTGGATCTGTACGGAAATAAACCTGGAAACTCTGGAGTGACTAAGCTGAAAGATTTACTGCAGGACCGAAACTCAAAATTGGAGACTTTAGA CATCAATACATAA
- the LOC131354660 gene encoding NACHT, LRR and PYD domains-containing protein 3-like isoform X2 codes for MTSETSIDQPWNFKANNRDSSPSLTERLDSPEPSHVSMTSETSIDQPWNFKANNRDSSPRPQEEKSKITSRYQQESMFKELEHKAFTLLKNELKNIQALLNSDHTSCSEREVDDDEDQSSAREGVQKILMHLLKKLNCSDLANTVQTRLDNRIHKKIKSKISEKCKIINEGISKPGSSALLNEIYTELYITEGWSEDINKEHEVRQIETVSRRPATHETPINCNDLFKDKSIRTVLTKGVAGIGKTVSVQKFILDWAEGKANQDITFMFPLPFRELNLMKEKKLSLMKLLHHFFPEIRNLELIDCDFYKVLFIFDGLDECRLPLNFQKNERLCDMTESASVDVLLTNLIKGNLLPSALLWITSRPGANQIPLECVDQVTEVRGFTDTQKKKYFRKRISDQSLANKIVEHVKSSRSLYIMCHIPVFCWISATVLERMFGEADSGEIPKTLTQMFTHFLIFQIKHKDLKYHQKCDPDMQQTRETILALGKLAFHQLEKGNLIFYEKDLRECGIDVREVSLYSGVCTQIFREEFGLHLGKVFSFVHLSVQEFLAALYVFITFILDNKIVIGEESTKIIYIFKKPNISDLLKCAVDKALQSENGHLDLFLRFLLGLSLESNQTLLQNLLPQTVRSSNNKKDTVNYIRRKIRENPSPEKFINLFHCLNEMNDNRLVKEIQNYLNRTNKSALSGTRLSPAQWSALVFVLLSSQEELKEFDLMKYHPSEECLLRLLPVVKTSVQAVMSMCNLTEESCTALSSVLSSKYTSLRELDLSMNNLQDSGVKLLSDGLKNPHCKLELLWLCKCNLTEESCAVLSSVLSSNSSSLKELNLSGNKLYDSGVKKLSKGLKDPNCKLEILWLRACELQEESCAALSTVLSLNSSSLRELYLRSNKLEDSGVKLLSLGLQNPHCTLEKLGLVGCSITDEGIVALVSALRSNASSQLKELDLYGNKPGNSGVTKLKDLLQDRNSKLETLDINT; via the exons ATGACGAGTGAAACCTCAATAGATCAACCATGGAATTTCAAAGCTAATAATAGAGACAGTTCACCAAG CTTGACAGAGAGGTTAGACTCACCTGAACCAAGCCATGTGTCTATGACGAGTGAAACCTCAATAGATCAACCATGGAATTTCAAAGCTAATAATAGAGACAGTTCACCAAG ACCTCAAGAGGAGAAATCAAAAATAACCAGCAGATATCAACAGGAATCTATGTTCAAG GAGTTGGAGCATAAAGCCTTCACTCTCCTGAAGAATGAACTGAAAAATATCCAGGCTCTGCTAAATTCAGATCACACATCCTGCTCTGAGAGGGAagtggatgatgatgaggatcaGAGCTCTGCCAGAGAGGGTGTACAGAAGATCCTAATGCAcctactgaagaagttaaacTGTTCAGATCTTGCCAACACAGTGCAGACCA GGCTGGACAATAGgattcataaaaaaattaaatccaaaATAAGTGAGAAATGTAAAATCATTAATGAAGGAATCTCAAAGCCTGGAAGCTCAGCACTTctgaatgagatctacacagagctctacatcacagagggtTGGAGTGAAGACATCAATAAAGAACATGAGGTAAGACagattgagacagtgtccaggaGACCAGCAACACATGAGACACCCATCAACTGTAATGACCTCTTTAAGGACAAGTCCATCAGAACTGTGCTGACTAAAGGAGTTGCTGGaattggaaaaacagtctctgtgcagaagttcattctggactggGCTGAAGGAAAAGCTAATCAGGACATCACCTTCATGTTTCCACTTCCCTTTAGAGAGCTAAATctgatgaaggagaaaaaactCAGTCTGATGAAACTTCTACATCACTTTTTCCCAGAAATTAGAAATCTAGAATTAATAGACTGTGACTTCTACAAAGTCCTGTTCATCTTTGATGGTCTGGATGAGTGTCGACTTCCTCTAAATTTCCAGAAgaatgagagattgtgtgataTGACAGAGTCAGCCTCAGTGGATGTTCTGCTGACGAACCTCATTAAGGGGAATCTGCtgccctctgctctcctctggaTAACATCTCGGCCAGGAGCCAATCAGATCCCTCTTGAGTGTGTAGACCAGGTAACAGAGGTACGAGGCTTTACTGATACTCAGAAAAAGAAGTACTTCAGGAAAAGGATCAGTGATCAGAGCCTGGCAAATAAAATTGTCGAACATGTTAAATCTTCaagaagcctctacatcatgtgccacatcccagtcttctgctggatctcagccactgttctagagagaatgttTGGTGAAGCAGATagtggagagatccccaagactctgactcaaatgtttACACATTTCCTGATCtttcagatcaaacacaaggaCCTAAAGTACCATCAGAAATGTGACCCTGATATGCAGCAGACCAGAGAGACTATCTTGGCGCTGGGAAAACTGGCTTTCCACCAGCTGGAGAAAGgaaacctgatcttctatgagaaagacctgagagagtgtggcattgatgtCAGAGAAGTGTCACTGTACTCAGGAGTGTGTAcccagatcttcagagaggagtttggTCTTCACTTGGGGAAAGTGTTCAGCTTTGTACATCTGAGTGTTCAAGAGTTTCTGGCTgctttatatgtatttattaccTTCATATTAGACAACAAAATTGTGATAGGGGAGGAAAGCACTAAGattatttatatctttaaaaaacCAAACATCTCTGACCTCCTGAAGTGTGCAGTGGACAAGGCCTTACAGAGTGAGAATGGACACTTGGACCTGTTCCTCCGCTTCcttctgggtctctcactggagtccaatcaGACTCTTTTACAAAACTTACTGCCACAGACAGTACGTAGTTCTAATAACAAAAAGGACACGGTCAACTATATCAGGAGGAAAATCAGAGAGAATCCATCTCCAGAGAAATTCATTAATCTTTTCCATTGTCTGAATGAAATGAACGATAATAGACTAGTGAAAGAAATTCAAAATTACCTGAACAGAACCAATAAAAGTGCTCTCAGTGGAACCAGACTCTCTCCTGCTCAGTGGtcagctctggtgtttgtatTACTGAGCTCGCAGGAGGAACTGAAGGAGTTTGACTTGATGAAATATCATCCATCAGAAGAATGTCTCCTGAGGTTGCTCCCAGTGGTTAAAACATCAGTTCAAGCTGT GATGAGTATGTGTAAcctgacagaggaaagctgtacagctctgtcctcagttctcagctcaaagTACaccagtctgagagaactggacctgagtatgaataacctgcaggattcaggagtgaagctgctctctgatggactgaagaatccacactgtaaactggaACTACTGTG GTTGTGTAAATGCAATCTCACAGAGGAAAGCTGTGCAGTgctgtcctcagttctcagttCTAACTCCTCCAGTCTAAAAGAATTGAACTTAAGTGGGAATAAACTGTATGATTCAGGAGTAAAGAAGCTCTCTAAGGGACTAAAGGATCCaaactgtaaactggagatacTCTG GTTGCGTGCATGTGAACTTCAAGAGGAAAGCTGTGCAGCTCTTTCCACAGTTCTCAGTTTGaactcctccagtctgagagaactATATCTGAGGAGCAATAAACTGGaagattcaggagtgaagctgctctctttGGGACTGCAGAATCCACACTGTACTCTGGAGAAACTGGG GTTGGTAGGGTGCAGTATCACAGATGAAGGAATTGTAGCTCTGgtttcagctctgagatcaaatgCCTCATCACAGCTGAAAGAGCTGGATCTGTACGGAAATAAACCTGGAAACTCTGGAGTGACTAAGCTGAAAGATTTACTGCAGGACCGAAACTCAAAATTGGAGACTTTAGA CATCAATACATAA
- the LOC131354660 gene encoding NACHT, LRR and PYD domains-containing protein 3-like isoform X1 — protein sequence MEGETSDSSEPSHMSVKTDWSVAQPWNMKDKNSFTDLSLTERLDSPEPSHVSMTSETSIDQPWNFKANNRDSSPSLTERLDSPEPSHVSMTSETSIDQPWNFKANNRDSSPRPQEEKSKITSRYQQESMFKELEHKAFTLLKNELKNIQALLNSDHTSCSEREVDDDEDQSSAREGVQKILMHLLKKLNCSDLANTVQTRLDNRIHKKIKSKISEKCKIINEGISKPGSSALLNEIYTELYITEGWSEDINKEHEVRQIETVSRRPATHETPINCNDLFKDKSIRTVLTKGVAGIGKTVSVQKFILDWAEGKANQDITFMFPLPFRELNLMKEKKLSLMKLLHHFFPEIRNLELIDCDFYKVLFIFDGLDECRLPLNFQKNERLCDMTESASVDVLLTNLIKGNLLPSALLWITSRPGANQIPLECVDQVTEVRGFTDTQKKKYFRKRISDQSLANKIVEHVKSSRSLYIMCHIPVFCWISATVLERMFGEADSGEIPKTLTQMFTHFLIFQIKHKDLKYHQKCDPDMQQTRETILALGKLAFHQLEKGNLIFYEKDLRECGIDVREVSLYSGVCTQIFREEFGLHLGKVFSFVHLSVQEFLAALYVFITFILDNKIVIGEESTKIIYIFKKPNISDLLKCAVDKALQSENGHLDLFLRFLLGLSLESNQTLLQNLLPQTVRSSNNKKDTVNYIRRKIRENPSPEKFINLFHCLNEMNDNRLVKEIQNYLNRTNKSALSGTRLSPAQWSALVFVLLSSQEELKEFDLMKYHPSEECLLRLLPVVKTSVQAVMSMCNLTEESCTALSSVLSSKYTSLRELDLSMNNLQDSGVKLLSDGLKNPHCKLELLWLCKCNLTEESCAVLSSVLSSNSSSLKELNLSGNKLYDSGVKKLSKGLKDPNCKLEILWLRACELQEESCAALSTVLSLNSSSLRELYLRSNKLEDSGVKLLSLGLQNPHCTLEKLGLVGCSITDEGIVALVSALRSNASSQLKELDLYGNKPGNSGVTKLKDLLQDRNSKLETLDINT from the exons ATGGAGGGTGAGACTTCTGACTCATCTGAACCCAGCCATATGTCTGTGAAGACTGACTGGTCAGTAGCTCAACCATGGAACATGAAAGATAAAAACAGTTTCACTGACCTGAG CTTGACAGAGAGGTTAGACTCACCTGAACCAAGCCATGTGTCTATGACGAGTGAAACCTCAATAGATCAACCATGGAATTTCAAAGCTAATAATAGAGACAGTTCACCAAG CTTGACAGAGAGGTTAGACTCACCTGAACCAAGCCATGTGTCTATGACGAGTGAAACCTCAATAGATCAACCATGGAATTTCAAAGCTAATAATAGAGACAGTTCACCAAG ACCTCAAGAGGAGAAATCAAAAATAACCAGCAGATATCAACAGGAATCTATGTTCAAG GAGTTGGAGCATAAAGCCTTCACTCTCCTGAAGAATGAACTGAAAAATATCCAGGCTCTGCTAAATTCAGATCACACATCCTGCTCTGAGAGGGAagtggatgatgatgaggatcaGAGCTCTGCCAGAGAGGGTGTACAGAAGATCCTAATGCAcctactgaagaagttaaacTGTTCAGATCTTGCCAACACAGTGCAGACCA GGCTGGACAATAGgattcataaaaaaattaaatccaaaATAAGTGAGAAATGTAAAATCATTAATGAAGGAATCTCAAAGCCTGGAAGCTCAGCACTTctgaatgagatctacacagagctctacatcacagagggtTGGAGTGAAGACATCAATAAAGAACATGAGGTAAGACagattgagacagtgtccaggaGACCAGCAACACATGAGACACCCATCAACTGTAATGACCTCTTTAAGGACAAGTCCATCAGAACTGTGCTGACTAAAGGAGTTGCTGGaattggaaaaacagtctctgtgcagaagttcattctggactggGCTGAAGGAAAAGCTAATCAGGACATCACCTTCATGTTTCCACTTCCCTTTAGAGAGCTAAATctgatgaaggagaaaaaactCAGTCTGATGAAACTTCTACATCACTTTTTCCCAGAAATTAGAAATCTAGAATTAATAGACTGTGACTTCTACAAAGTCCTGTTCATCTTTGATGGTCTGGATGAGTGTCGACTTCCTCTAAATTTCCAGAAgaatgagagattgtgtgataTGACAGAGTCAGCCTCAGTGGATGTTCTGCTGACGAACCTCATTAAGGGGAATCTGCtgccctctgctctcctctggaTAACATCTCGGCCAGGAGCCAATCAGATCCCTCTTGAGTGTGTAGACCAGGTAACAGAGGTACGAGGCTTTACTGATACTCAGAAAAAGAAGTACTTCAGGAAAAGGATCAGTGATCAGAGCCTGGCAAATAAAATTGTCGAACATGTTAAATCTTCaagaagcctctacatcatgtgccacatcccagtcttctgctggatctcagccactgttctagagagaatgttTGGTGAAGCAGATagtggagagatccccaagactctgactcaaatgtttACACATTTCCTGATCtttcagatcaaacacaaggaCCTAAAGTACCATCAGAAATGTGACCCTGATATGCAGCAGACCAGAGAGACTATCTTGGCGCTGGGAAAACTGGCTTTCCACCAGCTGGAGAAAGgaaacctgatcttctatgagaaagacctgagagagtgtggcattgatgtCAGAGAAGTGTCACTGTACTCAGGAGTGTGTAcccagatcttcagagaggagtttggTCTTCACTTGGGGAAAGTGTTCAGCTTTGTACATCTGAGTGTTCAAGAGTTTCTGGCTgctttatatgtatttattaccTTCATATTAGACAACAAAATTGTGATAGGGGAGGAAAGCACTAAGattatttatatctttaaaaaacCAAACATCTCTGACCTCCTGAAGTGTGCAGTGGACAAGGCCTTACAGAGTGAGAATGGACACTTGGACCTGTTCCTCCGCTTCcttctgggtctctcactggagtccaatcaGACTCTTTTACAAAACTTACTGCCACAGACAGTACGTAGTTCTAATAACAAAAAGGACACGGTCAACTATATCAGGAGGAAAATCAGAGAGAATCCATCTCCAGAGAAATTCATTAATCTTTTCCATTGTCTGAATGAAATGAACGATAATAGACTAGTGAAAGAAATTCAAAATTACCTGAACAGAACCAATAAAAGTGCTCTCAGTGGAACCAGACTCTCTCCTGCTCAGTGGtcagctctggtgtttgtatTACTGAGCTCGCAGGAGGAACTGAAGGAGTTTGACTTGATGAAATATCATCCATCAGAAGAATGTCTCCTGAGGTTGCTCCCAGTGGTTAAAACATCAGTTCAAGCTGT GATGAGTATGTGTAAcctgacagaggaaagctgtacagctctgtcctcagttctcagctcaaagTACaccagtctgagagaactggacctgagtatgaataacctgcaggattcaggagtgaagctgctctctgatggactgaagaatccacactgtaaactggaACTACTGTG GTTGTGTAAATGCAATCTCACAGAGGAAAGCTGTGCAGTgctgtcctcagttctcagttCTAACTCCTCCAGTCTAAAAGAATTGAACTTAAGTGGGAATAAACTGTATGATTCAGGAGTAAAGAAGCTCTCTAAGGGACTAAAGGATCCaaactgtaaactggagatacTCTG GTTGCGTGCATGTGAACTTCAAGAGGAAAGCTGTGCAGCTCTTTCCACAGTTCTCAGTTTGaactcctccagtctgagagaactATATCTGAGGAGCAATAAACTGGaagattcaggagtgaagctgctctctttGGGACTGCAGAATCCACACTGTACTCTGGAGAAACTGGG GTTGGTAGGGTGCAGTATCACAGATGAAGGAATTGTAGCTCTGgtttcagctctgagatcaaatgCCTCATCACAGCTGAAAGAGCTGGATCTGTACGGAAATAAACCTGGAAACTCTGGAGTGACTAAGCTGAAAGATTTACTGCAGGACCGAAACTCAAAATTGGAGACTTTAGA CATCAATACATAA